The genomic stretch ACCTGCGATAATCTCGCCCTCGAAAGTAAGTATCTTCGAGAAAATTTGGTGTTTATCTTTGGCTACCGCGATCAGCGTTTCCGACACTGCGCTAACTCCGAACCAGTGACTTAGCCGTTAATAACTCGAAATATGCTGAAAATCAGCAGCCCATCATCGTGTCTGCAAAAGATAATCGTCCCCTGCTGGTGTATACATTTTGAACAATGGCATATTTCTCAAGGCCGGGGCCGGTACTGAACAAGCAGCTCGCGACCTCCGCAACGAAAAAAGACGTTCGTCGGGCGATAAACTTTGTATCTCCTGAAATGTTCTTACCAAGCACTCCAAGAAAGGTTTTTTACAAAGAGAGGGACCTTGACCGTTTCACGTCTCGTTGATCAAAATTTAGCATCAATCTCGGTCGCATCGTTTATTCGAAATTTTCAGTATGGTTAAAATTCGAGCGTAAGTGCATCCGATCGACGGTTTGCTTTGTAGCTCCCCCGCACCGCATCCGGAAACGACCGGCTCGGGCTTCGGGAGAAAGCGCTATGCACAAATGTCCCAATTGCGGCGAGGCACTGGAAGAATTTAAGCCATTGGCGTTCGGCAATATCGTCTTGATCGATACAGGAGTCATTCTGTTCGAGCGAGAACGCATCTCGTTACCCCGGTGCCAGCACGATTTGATTGATTCCTTGGTCCGTGCCGAAGGCCGGGCGCTGAGCACCGCCCACCTTGCAGGATGCTTGGGCGGCGAAATCTTCGATCAGTCCATCGCCGTCTATATTGGGCGCGCCCGGTCCATGTTGCGAACCATCGACTCCGATTTCGACCAGATCGAATGCGTGCGCGGTTTCGGGGCGTATAAGTGGATATGGAAAGCGCCCGCCGCCCCGCGCAGTAGCGGCCAGCCTTCCTGTCAGGCGGGCAGGATACCCACGCGCGAGACGATCCAGTAAACGGATGCCGCGGCAATGACGGCTGCAAGCACCAGCCGCACCGGCTTGTAGGCGGATCGACTTTCGAGCCAAAACAGAACCGGCACGAACAGCGCTAGCAACGCGACTTGGACGATCTCGATCCCGACGTTGAAGCCCGCCAGCGTGGCGATGCTTCGGCCCAGTTCGGCTTCGGTCTGCTGTATGAAGCCGGCAAAACCCAGCCCGTGGATCAGCCCGAAGAAGACCGCCACGACCAGCTCGCGCCCCGCGAACAGCGGACGGATTGCGTGGGCCGCAGTTATGAGGACGGTGAAGGCGATGGCCGGTTCGACCAGCGACGAGGGCAATGTCAGCCCGCTCGAAGCGACACCGACAAGCGTGAGTGAATGGCCGATCGTGAAACCGGTTGCCACAATAACCAGCGAGCGGAGCGACCCCCGCTTGTCGCGAACGGAGGCCCAGCGCCCGTTCCTCGCAATCAGGGGTGCGGCAAGTAGCAGGGCAGCTAGAAACGCCAGATGGTCAAGCCCACCGAGGATATGGTCGATCCCCAACCGCATTGCCGATCCGAAACGCATGGCGAAACCGGCTTCGGCATAAGCGACCTTGATCCGAGTATCGCCCTGACGCAGCATGCCGACAAGTTCGGGCGAGCGCCCATCGCCGAAGCGGTCGACCAGGATGGTGGCGAAATGGTCAGCGGTCTCATCCAAGACAGGCGACCAATTCAGCAAAAACGGCTCGCTCGCCGCTTCGGGCGGGGCAATAAAGATCATCGTGGCCAGAAGGTCCCGCGGGCCGGCCACGGTCGCGAAGCGCAGGTTTTCGATCCGTTCGTTCCAGACCTGCCCCGATAATCCGGTCACGGCCGCCCGATCGGCGAGATAGCTGCGCGCCTGTTCGAGCGCACCTGCATCGTTGCTGGCGACATTCCCCGATGCGTAGGCATATTCGCTGGCGGGAATGATGATTTCCGCAACGACATGCCGATCCCGCATGTGGAGCGTCACTTGGCTGTCGGGCGAGACATGGGCGAAGGCAGTGGACGCGAATGCGCCCAGCCATGCCGACAGTCCCAGCGTTACCAGTAAAAGCCGCAATCTCATCCGTGTGCGAACCAGATCATCGCGGCCTGCGGCGTCGATATCTTGGGGTTGAGTTCCAGCGCCCGGGCCCGGGCGTCCGCAGCGGCGGACATATCGCCCAGCGCATCTTCGCTGCGGGCCAGTTCTACATACAGGAGCGCACTCCGCCAACCGCCCTTCTGCGCAGCGAGCAGTTCGCGGCGCGCATCGGCGAAACGCCCATTCGCATTCAGCGCTTTGGCCAGCAGGATGCGCGCCTCGCCGTAGGGGCGAGCCGCAGCATTCCGGCGCGCCATGTCGAGCGCCTCGGTCGCATCGCCAAAGGCCAGTTCGTGTTCGGCGGCATGAGCCATCGTGGCGAATGGCGACAGGGCGAGGCGGCGTTGCCATTCCGCCTTTGCTCGACCGGACCATGCCAGCGATTTTGCGCGGTCGCCTTCGCGGCGATAAGCCATGGCGAGCGCATCCATCGCTTCGGGTGCGCCGGATTGTTCGACTGCATTTTCCCACAAAGCGACAGCCTCGCCGGTTCGCCCGGCAATAAGCGCCGCTTGACCGGCGTAGAGCTGCGTCTTCCAGTAACCGGGGAGGAGCTTTTCAGCCCGGCCGTACCATTCGCTCGCTTTGCGATAGCGGCCCCTCGCCATTTCGATGGCCCCGATCTGCAGGGCGAGGTCGGCCAGCGTTCGCGGCGTGCGCAGCGCATCGGCCCGCCCCGCTTCGGTGAGGTGGCCGATGGCCGTGTCGAAATCGCCCTGCGCCTTGGCAAGGATGGCTTTCCGGGCGATCGTACCCGGTCCGGGCTCGATGCGCGCGGCCTCGTCATAGGACGTGGCAGCGCTCGCCATGTCGCCCGTGTAAAACGCGATGTCGCCCCGCAGCGAAATTGCCGCGGCCCGTTCGCCGCGGGATAGTTTGACGACCTGCGCATCGAATGCGGCGAGACTTGTTCTCGCTAGATCGAGGTCGTGGACGGACATTGCCCATTCCGCCGATGTCAGATTGGGTCCGGACCCCCGCGGCGCTGCATCGCGTCCTGCCGCCAGTTGCTGCCCGGCCTCGACCAGCGCATCAAAATCGCCCGCCGCCCCGTAGGATTGTGACAGCGCGCGTGAGAGGACCTGACGGGATAGCCAGGAAGTGGGATTTCGCTCGACCATTTCGCGCGCGAGGGCGATCTGACGATCGGTCGCGGCGCTGGCATCTTCTTGGCTCGCCGAGCCGAAACCCGCCGCTGGAAGGGTGGCGGCCATGAGCCCGGTGGATGCAGGCGCGCTGCTTCGCTGCACGACCTCGGCCGCGACGATGCCGCCGACGGCCAGTACGGGCAAGGCAAGCGAAAGCAGCCAGCGCGGCATGAAGATCTCCAGGATTGAAAGGGGTACGGGACTTCGAAAGGATGGAGCCCCGTACTCCAAGTTATGATCCTATTCCGGCTTGGCGCAGGGCGTCAGTCCGGCATCGAGCAAGTCATCGGCGAGGGCATTGGTCAGCCCTGTCAACTGTTCGGTCAATTCGGGCACGAAGGTCCCCGCGGCATCGTCTGCCGGGTTCGCATCGTTATAGGCCGTCTTGGTTTCCGACCCGATCAGCGCGGTCGCAACTGCCGGCATGCCCATACGGTCAACCCGCACATAGGCGGACGGTGCATCGGTGCGGAAGTTGAAGCTGTTGCCCGTCGCCGTCGTGACCGGCGGCGAACCCTGCGGCGGCGCAAGGAACGGGAAACCGCTTCGGAACGACACGTCGTTGGCTGGCGGGTTGAGCGGGATTCCAGCGAGAGTGGTGGGCGAATGAACGCTGAGATCGAGGAAAATCACCGCCAGGGTCACGTCGATGACCGGATCGGTCAGCAACCGCCCGTTGGGGAAGCCCGCCGTTGCGGAAAGGTTCAGCGTGAGCGTATCGGGGATGATCAAATCCGCCACCGACGTTCCCGGTGCGACTTCCTGCTGGAGGCAAGAGGCGACATCGTAGGTCGTCTCGCCTTCGGTCGGGGGCGGCGTTTCCGTTGGCATCGGGGTGGGCATCACCTCCGGATCATCGTCGTCGAAGCAGCCCGAAACGCCAAGCGCGCCGAGGACGAGCGGTGCCGCCAGCAGGAGCCGGCGTTTGAAAGTATGGTCGGTCATCACAGCTGCCCTCCGAAACGCGAGGTGGTTGCCCAGATATCGATTGGGTGATCTCCGTTCGCGATCCTGTCGCGCGGGATACTGAGCACCACCGCGGTCAGGTTTTGGCCGGCAAAGAAGTCGCGGTTAGGATCGAACATAAGGGTGCCCGTGGCGGCAGTATCCTTGAACCCTTCGAGATCGAAGAAGAACGGATCGTCAAACAGGCCCGCGCGCGCCATCACGCCGTCGGCGGTCAGGGTCGTTTCGACCGAGCCCTGGATCGGGCCGGTCGTGCCGGGCACGCCGGTTACCTGCAAGCCGTATTCGTTGCTGCCCGCGCCGGCGCCGAAGCGGATGCGGATCGGGAATTCGGCATTCGTCCGGTCGCCCGCATTCGATACGTTGATGGTATAGAGCACGTCGCGGTCGTAGGTGGCCGGTTCGCTAGTCGCCTGCGGTCCGGCGAAGGTGAGGATCATGTTGACCTTGTCGGCGGTGTGCCATGCATAGATATCGGCGATATCGGCTGCGCGGTCGGGAGTTGCGTCCTGCGCGGGATCGGTCCGCGCGGGTGGGTCGAGGTGGTCCGCCGCGTCAAGACCGAGACCGGGCAGGAAGGCCGCGGCCCCGGCTGCCAGTGCCAGTCCGCCGACGGCGACTGCGATTGGATTCCTGCTTTTCATGATACTCCCCGCTGTTGGATGCGTGAAATTCTACGGCGCGGAGGGTCGTATTGCCCGTGGAACCATCCGCATAAGCGGTCTTGCAGGGCCAACTTACAATTCGATAACACTTTGAGCGGTTTAGCGAAAAATTAAGGGCGGAAAGCCGAAGCTTAAATACTCCGATGTAGGTGCTTTACGGGAATTTCCTGTACGTGCAGACAGCTTTGAATGATCCGCCCTTAGGTGAGGTCGAGTTCATTCGTTCGCAAAAAAGCAGTTTGAACCTTTATCGTTTTTCAATGGGTTGGATTGGGATGGCCGCTGGTCCGCCATCCAACCCCATTCGCCGACGTCCAAGGATCGCCCAGAATGACCCAGAAGCGGACATCGCTGTGGTCTATCGACTATGTCCGCTTTCGGGGGCCGTAGGCGATCGACCGAGAGACCGAGAAGAGGGCGCGAAGCAGACGAAGATGATAGCACAGAGCGCATCGCCATTATCGATGCGCTCACTAATAGGATTGAGACGACGCTTCGATTGAAGGGTGGCTGACGCCGGAAGGTGAAAATTCCACCTGAGGTGTGCAGACTTGCAGCCAGCTGCGCGCCGCCTTTGAGAATCCTCATGTCATTGAAGAATATTAATCGCGAGGTCGCCTACACTCGCGCCATTTACATTTGCCAGAACCTGGCCAGGCTGACCGTCTATGAACTGATCGGCGGTCAGATCCTCTTACCGAATGAAGAGGAGGGCGCGGCATTGCGACCGAGCCCTCTGGTGCTTCTGCCCGTTGTAGACGAGCCATCGGCAGGTGCCGTGGAAGCGGTCGCAAGGATCGAGACGACCTTCTTGGCCGTAAAGTCGACCCGCGATACCGCTGGTAGCCAGCAGGTCGAATTTACGGTCCTTGTCCCGACGAACGGCAAAACCACGCGCCATGGCAATCTGCGCGCGTGGGCTGATAGGGAGCACCGCATCTTCCTCGTGCCTGATGCCGAAGGCAACGAGGACACCGCAGCTTGCTATGAGTTCGACAAGGGTCTCCGCAAAGCTACGCAGCCGTGGAAGGAGAAAGCCGATCTCGAACGCGGACTGGAGCTGGCCAGGATGTTGCTTCTGGCAACCGATGGAGAAGGTGCCGATAACCGTCACCGCTGAACCGTTAAGAGAACAAGTGTCTCGGCGGTAAGGCCGAGTAGAATATGAAATTAAGTGGGGAGCGCGCGCTCGGCCAGAGCGATCTCCCACCAAGGATCATCCAACATGAATATGATTACTGTGCAACGCCCTCTCGAGGGCGAACCTTTGCTGCCGCATCCTGCCTACAGGACCTGCAGGACGCTTAGCCGGGTGGCCGCCTTCCTGAGCGCGACCGGACTTTCGCGCGACAGCGTAGAGATGGGATGTCCCTCGAAGGAGGGATTCTACGCCGACCAGGAAGCAGGCGTGGTGGTCACTGCCACATCCTGCGGCCGGCCGCTGTTCTTCGCCGAGTGCGAAGCGCTGGCCCAGTTCCTGCAGATGGACCTTGTGCTGATGCGGTTCGATCCGCTCCTGGGCGCGTCGTTCGACGTGTTGATGGCAGGGAGCCAGAACTGGCTCTGCGACTTCGTCGCCTGGCGCCGTAATGGCGGCGACATTTGGCTGGTGCCCAAGCAGGCATCGGGTCCGTTCTTCAGTCTCACCAAGGAAGGACTCGATGCCTATGAAGCTGCACCCTATTCGAACGGCTCCGAGCGCTACGCCGGGATCATGCGCGCCATCGAGCGCCCCTCCTTCGACGGAGGGTTCTAATCATGGCTCAGATCACCTCCAACGATCTCGCACCTTCCGAAGATACGGCTGAACCGCCGAAGACCAAACTGAGCGTGTTCGTACACGACCTTTGCGACGAGCATCCGGATTTCGCCTTCTCGCGCCACTGGTACAAGGGAAAGGAAAACCGGGTCGGTGTGGAGCCCTGGCTCGACAAGAAGCTCTTTCCTGGTGGCAAGAACCAGCTGGGATGCGCGGCCAAGTACGACCTTCTTCTCCCCCCGATGGCTCCGGGAGATCTCGGCAGGTACGGGACCCTCGTTGACCGGTTCGACGACACTCTCCCGCCCTATGAGCAGCACGCGATGGTCCACGTGAAGATCATGCTCGATCCCGCCGAAGCATGGCATGTCGGCTTCGAACGGGTGCGCAGCTACGCGCGTCGTCACTTCGCGCATCGCTTCGCGGTGGTGCTGTTCGCGCACATCCCGAGCCTCTTCGGCCTGAAAGGGCAGGGCAATCACATCCATTGTGCGGTTCTCTCGCGCGAGGTCACCATTAACGGCTTTGGCGGTGCCTGCACCGATCTGTGCAGCGATGGCGGCTATGAAGCTGCGCTTGCCGCCTGGCGCGAACACAAGAAAAGCTGGGTGGATGAAGCAGCATGAGCGAGAAACAGACGGCCAAGCCTTCGGAGGTTCTAGCGGCGCATTTCGCCCGCAAGGGTGAGGAGTCGGTGGC from Qipengyuania profundimaris encodes the following:
- a CDS encoding winged helix-turn-helix domain-containing protein, translated to MHKCPNCGEALEEFKPLAFGNIVLIDTGVILFERERISLPRCQHDLIDSLVRAEGRALSTAHLAGCLGGEIFDQSIAVYIGRARSMLRTIDSDFDQIECVRGFGAYKWIWKAPAAPRSSGQPSCQAGRIPTRETIQ
- a CDS encoding HupE/UreJ family protein — its product is MRLRLLLVTLGLSAWLGAFASTAFAHVSPDSQVTLHMRDRHVVAEIIIPASEYAYASGNVASNDAGALEQARSYLADRAAVTGLSGQVWNERIENLRFATVAGPRDLLATMIFIAPPEAASEPFLLNWSPVLDETADHFATILVDRFGDGRSPELVGMLRQGDTRIKVAYAEAGFAMRFGSAMRLGIDHILGGLDHLAFLAALLLAAPLIARNGRWASVRDKRGSLRSLVIVATGFTIGHSLTLVGVASSGLTLPSSLVEPAIAFTVLITAAHAIRPLFAGRELVVAVFFGLIHGLGFAGFIQQTEAELGRSIATLAGFNVGIEIVQVALLALFVPVLFWLESRSAYKPVRLVLAAVIAAASVYWIVSRVGILPA
- a CDS encoding tetratricopeptide repeat protein; amino-acid sequence: MPRWLLSLALPVLAVGGIVAAEVVQRSSAPASTGLMAATLPAAGFGSASQEDASAATDRQIALAREMVERNPTSWLSRQVLSRALSQSYGAAGDFDALVEAGQQLAAGRDAAPRGSGPNLTSAEWAMSVHDLDLARTSLAAFDAQVVKLSRGERAAAISLRGDIAFYTGDMASAATSYDEAARIEPGPGTIARKAILAKAQGDFDTAIGHLTEAGRADALRTPRTLADLALQIGAIEMARGRYRKASEWYGRAEKLLPGYWKTQLYAGQAALIAGRTGEAVALWENAVEQSGAPEAMDALAMAYRREGDRAKSLAWSGRAKAEWQRRLALSPFATMAHAAEHELAFGDATEALDMARRNAAARPYGEARILLAKALNANGRFADARRELLAAQKGGWRSALLYVELARSEDALGDMSAAADARARALELNPKISTPQAAMIWFAHG
- a CDS encoding DUF4331 family protein, whose protein sequence is MTDHTFKRRLLLAAPLVLGALGVSGCFDDDDPEVMPTPMPTETPPPTEGETTYDVASCLQQEVAPGTSVADLIIPDTLTLNLSATAGFPNGRLLTDPVIDVTLAVIFLDLSVHSPTTLAGIPLNPPANDVSFRSGFPFLAPPQGSPPVTTATGNSFNFRTDAPSAYVRVDRMGMPAVATALIGSETKTAYNDANPADDAAGTFVPELTEQLTGLTNALADDLLDAGLTPCAKPE
- a CDS encoding DUF4331 family protein — translated: MKSRNPIAVAVGGLALAAGAAAFLPGLGLDAADHLDPPARTDPAQDATPDRAADIADIYAWHTADKVNMILTFAGPQATSEPATYDRDVLYTINVSNAGDRTNAEFPIRIRFGAGAGSNEYGLQVTGVPGTTGPIQGSVETTLTADGVMARAGLFDDPFFFDLEGFKDTAATGTLMFDPNRDFFAGQNLTAVVLSIPRDRIANGDHPIDIWATTSRFGGQL